A single window of Gossypium arboreum isolate Shixiya-1 chromosome 13, ASM2569848v2, whole genome shotgun sequence DNA harbors:
- the LOC108461546 gene encoding uncharacterized protein LOC108461546, whose product MEAVSATMKAINFPATSTVPRATVSITVASPWSQTKINMLPFYAPNPNTRFSSICLPRCSTKPNTDTNNETDQNPTFEPNPSLTTEKQSSAVSDEVIPSSSMPPSSLSRGLVLDLGPVGSWDCKDIGSPVVKRFLSDEEERWYMWYHGVSTDTQGSDSIGLAVSSNGVHWERGKGAVKSSADVGLVMSCGNDWWAFDTQSIRPGEIVIMSSAKVRASSAVYWLYYTGYSNEKVDISADSLGFNVQNPENQSSQTGEVLRSLPGLAISQDGRHWARIEGEHYSGALFDVGSEGDWDSLFISSPQVVFHGNGDLRMYYHSFDVGNGAFCIGMARSRDGMKWIKLGKIMGSGPKGCFDELGAMNPYVVKNKKDGNYVMAYEGVGADGRRSIGLAVSVEGLKDWRRVEDEAVLKLATMEDGWDSKGIGSPCLVEMDGDVDEWRLYYRGIGNSGRCGIGMAVSDGSDITRFRRWKGFQV is encoded by the coding sequence ATGGAAGCTGTATCAGCTACAATGAAAGCCATTAACTTCCCTGCAACTTCCACCGTCCCCAGAGCAACTGTTTCTATTACGGTGGCCTCACCATGGTCACAGACCAAAATCAACATGCTTCCCTTTTATGCCCCAAATCCCAACACCAGATTCAGCTCAATTTGTCTCCCTCGCTGTTCTACAAAACCAAACACTGACACTAACAACGAAACTGACCAAAATCCAACTTTTGAACCCAATCCCAGTCTAACCACTGAGAAGCAATCAAGCGCTGTTTCAGATGAGGTAATCCCCTCTTCTTCAATgcccccttcttctctttctaGAGGTTTAGTGCTTGATTTGGGTCCTGTTGGTTCTTGGGACTGCAAAGATATTGGTTCACCAGTGGTTAAAAGGTTCCTTAGTGATGAGGAAGAAAGATGGTATATGTGGTACCATGGAGTTTCCACTGATACCCAAGGTTCAGATTCCATAGGGTTAGCAGTTTCAAGCAATGGGGTTCATTGGGAGAGAGGTAAAGGTGCAGTGAAATCAAGTGCAGATGTTGGTTTGGTCATGAGTTGTGGCAATGATTGGTGGGCTTTTGACACACAGAGCATTAGGCCTGGTGAGATAGTCATCATGTCTAGTGCTAAAGTGAGAGCCTCAAGTGCTGTTTATTGGCTTTACTACACTGGCTACAGCAATGAGAAGGTGGATATTTCAGCTGATTCTTTAGGATTCAATGTGCAAAACCCTGAAAATCAAAGTAGCCAAACTGGGGAAGTGTTGAGGTCTTTACCAGGTTTGGCAATCAGTCAAGATGGAAGGCATTGGGCTAGGATTGAAGGGGAGCATTATAGTGGAGCATTGTTTGATGTAGGGTCCGAGGGAGATTGGGATTCATTGTTCATATCATCACCACAAGTTGTTTTCCATGGGAATGGTGATCTAAGAATGTACTATCACTCATTCGACGTGGGAAATGGGGCTTTTTGCATTGGGATGGCAAGGTCAAGAGATGGGATGAAATGGATAAAGCTAGGGAAGATAATGGGAAGTGGGCCAAAGGGATGCTTTGACGAACTTGGAGCAATGAATCCCTATGTAGTTAAGAACAAGAAAGATGGAAACTATGTGATGGCATATGAAGGTGTTGGTGCTGATGGGAGGAGAAGCATTGGACTGGCAGTGTCAGTTGAAGGATTGAAAGATTGGAGAAGGGTTGAAGATGAAGCAGTGCTGAAACTAGCAACAATGGAGGATGGATGGGACAGTAAAGGGATTGGATCACCATGTTTGGTGGAAATGGATGGTGACGTTGATGAATGGAGATTGTATTACAGAGGTATTGGTAATAGTGGCCGATGTGGGATTGGAATGGCTGTTTCTGATGGAAGTGATATTACAAGGTTTAGAAGATGGAAAGGGTTTCAAGTATAA
- the LOC108462623 gene encoding galactoside 2-alpha-L-fucosyltransferase-like, translated as MRSSKTLLLALPFLIMLTFLLRHKPSDRFTDATPFFNNLITPPLLEVDVLQHVDIAEDKLLGGLLADGFDEQSCLSRYQSILYRKALPYKPSPYLVSKLRKYEDLHKRCGPNTPSYNKAVEQLESGSNVVGTTDCKYVVWVWYSGLGNRILALASVFLYALLTERVLLVDRGNDMASLFCEPFPERSWFLPMNFPIAKKFSSFDQKSAESYGNLLKNYMIKASMGSLPSYMYLHLAHDYDDHDKLFFCDDDQALLKRFTWLVVKTDNYFVPSLFLMPSFEDELKKLFPNKETIFHHLGRYLFHPSNHVWGIITRYYKAYLARADERVGIQVRIFDKGPGPYQYVKDQISACTIGEKLLPEVDTRRLAVNPSKNPTVKAVLMTSLVYGYYENMKNIYWEHPTVTGDIIGVHQPSHEEQQRSEKPLHNMKALAEMYLLSLTDVLVTSAWSTFGYVAQGLGGLKPWILYKSENQTTPNPPCQRAMSMEPCFHAPPFYDCKAKEGIDTGKVVPHVRHCEDISWGLKVVDR; from the exons ATGCGATCCTCCAAGACCTTACTTTTGGCTCTTCCCTTTCTCATCATGCTCACCTTCCTCCTCCGCCACAAGCCCTCCGATCGCTTCACCGACGCTACACCTTTCTTCAACAACCTTATTACGCCCCCTTTACTAG AAGTTGATGTCCTCCAACATGTTGACATTGCTGAAGACAAACTGCTTGGAGGACTGCTTGCTGATGGGTTCGATGAACAATCATGTTTAAGTCGATACCAGTCGATTTTATATCGCAAAGCTTTACCTTACAAGCCATCTCCATACCTTGTTTCTAAGCTAAGAAAATATGAGGACCTCCATAAACGTTGCGGACCCAACACTCCGTCCTACAATAAAGCAGTGGAACAACTCGAGTCGGGTAGCAATGTCGTCGGCACGACAGACTGTAAATATGTTGTCTGGGTATGGTACAGTGGGTTGGGGAACAGGATTTTGGCTCTGGCTTCAGTGTTTCTCTATGCTCTTTTAACCGAAAGAGTGTTGCTTGTGGACCGAGGGAACGATATGGCCAGTTTGTTCTGCGAGCCATTCCCAGAGAGATCATGGTTTTTGCCCATGAATTTCCCAATTGCTAAAAAGTTCAGTAGCTTTGATCAAAAGTCTGCTGAATCCTATGGGAACTTGCTTAAGAATTACATGATAAAGGCTTCAATGGGATCATTGCCATCATATATGTATCTGCATCTGGCTCATGATTATGATGATCATGATAAGCTTTTCTTTTGTGATGATGATCAAGCTCTTTTAAAAAGGTTCACTTGGTTGGTTGTTAAAACAGACAACTATTTTGTTCCATCTCTCTTTTTGATGCCATCATTTGAGGATGAACTGAAGAAGCTGTTTCCCAACAAGGAAACCATATTTCATCACTTGGGTAGGTATCTTTTTCACCCTTCAAATCATGTGTGGGGAATAATCACAAGGTACTATAAAGCATACTTGGCCAGGGCAGATGAGAGGGTTGGCATCCAGGTAAGGATTTTCGATAAAGGACCTGGCCCGTACCAATACGTGAAGGATCAAATTTCAGCTTGTACTATAGGAGAGAAGTTGTTGCCTGAAGTGGATACTAGACGATTGGCTGTGAATCCGTCAAAAAACCCGACGGTGAAAGCTGTTTTGATGACTTCTCTGGTTTATGGATACTATGAGAACATGAAGAACATTTACTGGGAACACCCTACGGTGACCGGTGATATAATTGGGGTTCATCAGCCAAGTCATGAAGAACAACAGCGGAGTGAAAAGCCCTTGCACAACATGAAGGCATTGGCTGAAATGTATCTGCTTAGTTTAACTGATGTGTTAGTCACAAGTGCATGGTCTACATTCGGGTACGTAGCTCAGGGTCTTGGAGGTTTAAAGCCATGGATCCTTTACAAATCCGAAAATCAAACAACCCCAAATCCACCTTGTCAACGTGCCATGTCAATGGAGCCTTGTTTCCATGCTCCACCATTTTATGACTGCAAAGCTAAGGAAGGTATCGACACAGGTAAAGTTGTTCCACATGTCAGACATTGTGAAGACATTAGTTGGGGTCTTAAAGTGGTAGATAGGTAA